A window from Neobacillus sp. PS3-40 encodes these proteins:
- the dinG gene encoding ATP-dependent DNA helicase DinG, with translation MLNKFVVIDLETTGNLPKKGEKIIQFAAVVIEDGKITEKFSSLINPHKPIPAFIEELTGLNNEMVEAAPVFSEVASKIVSLLDDAYFVAHNVLFDLSFLQEELVQAGHEGFYGPILDTVELARFLYPTADGYKLSDLAEREDLQHDRPHQADSDAQVTAELLQILLNKLALIPNKTLEELMVLSGGLKSDIQQLLDELLVEKRKTIEELPKTIEIFNGIALKRHMQNVYQSLNSDMYHYPETDEEKIGILDNAFDSYKKRIGQFRMMDAVYHSFLDKNHTLIEAGTGIGKSIGYLLPAAYFAKNNRFPVVISTHTIQLQEQLMNKEIPLLSKIVPFNVKTVLLKGRNHYLNLEKFVQSLKVEEDNYDTTLTKMQILIWLMETETGDKDELNLSSGGLLYWNKIKNEQPIFSQNRKWQERDFYFRARKEAETADIIITNHSLLLSDLAAFHPILPDYDYAIIDEGHHLEKVASNFFGCSLDYLTVRLLLGQLGLYEQRLLFYRVEELIKTIQVKQEEIIPTSELNQLISNLFYENDEFFKMAAILANKKNGNVKGIKRLKVKLSLNEQEREMSALVHCAERFAFLLKDIKLLFEKRMELFENVKETLTYDQKNLLEELNVFILELDDLRENIREMMLRDSDFVRWIEIDLRSTQNVTTIFALPASIAPSLKTEFFQKKKGIVVTSATLTVNQSYEFVMRELGIDPISTNTLTIPSPFDYKNQIQLLIPDDLPEIKSVSVDDYVVAITEHLITIAEATRGRMLILFTSHEMLRKTYDLIKESGFLEDFALIAQGITSGSRTRLTRNFQRYEKAILLGTSSFWEGIDIPGEDLSCLVIVRLPFSSPEEPFTEAKCEFVKRQGGNAFSDYSLPEAILRFKQGFGRLIRMETDRGIIVIFDKRIVSTNYGYAFLKSIPAIPVKNGPINELVEVIHSWL, from the coding sequence ATGTTAAATAAATTTGTTGTAATTGATTTAGAAACAACTGGAAATCTCCCTAAAAAGGGCGAAAAAATTATCCAGTTTGCTGCAGTAGTCATAGAGGATGGAAAAATAACAGAAAAATTTTCATCACTAATCAATCCTCATAAGCCTATTCCGGCCTTTATTGAAGAATTGACCGGATTAAATAATGAGATGGTAGAAGCTGCACCTGTTTTTTCAGAAGTAGCATCTAAAATCGTTTCATTATTAGATGATGCCTATTTTGTCGCCCATAATGTTTTATTTGATTTATCTTTTCTTCAGGAGGAATTGGTACAGGCAGGCCATGAAGGTTTTTATGGTCCTATTTTAGATACAGTTGAATTGGCCAGATTCCTTTACCCAACTGCAGATGGCTATAAATTATCCGATTTGGCTGAAAGGGAGGATTTACAACATGATCGTCCACATCAAGCAGATAGTGATGCACAAGTTACTGCAGAGTTGCTACAGATATTATTAAACAAGCTTGCTTTGATTCCTAATAAGACCCTAGAAGAGCTTATGGTCCTTTCAGGTGGATTAAAAAGTGATATACAACAATTACTTGATGAATTATTAGTAGAAAAAAGAAAAACTATTGAAGAGCTTCCTAAAACGATTGAAATTTTTAATGGAATAGCTTTAAAAAGACATATGCAAAATGTATACCAATCATTAAATAGTGATATGTACCATTACCCTGAAACTGATGAAGAAAAAATAGGAATATTAGATAATGCATTTGATTCGTACAAGAAGAGAATAGGTCAATTCAGGATGATGGACGCCGTTTATCATTCATTCCTTGACAAGAACCATACGTTAATAGAGGCTGGAACAGGAATTGGAAAATCGATTGGCTACCTTTTACCTGCTGCTTATTTTGCAAAAAATAATAGATTTCCCGTAGTAATCAGCACACACACCATTCAGCTTCAAGAACAATTGATGAACAAAGAAATTCCCTTGCTTTCAAAAATCGTTCCATTTAATGTTAAGACAGTTTTATTAAAGGGACGGAACCACTACCTAAATTTGGAGAAGTTTGTTCAATCCTTAAAGGTAGAAGAAGATAATTACGATACGACATTAACAAAAATGCAGATATTAATCTGGCTTATGGAAACAGAAACAGGTGACAAAGATGAATTAAATTTATCTAGTGGTGGCCTACTTTACTGGAATAAAATAAAAAATGAACAACCTATTTTCAGTCAGAATAGAAAGTGGCAGGAAAGGGATTTTTATTTTAGGGCAAGGAAAGAGGCAGAGACTGCGGATATTATCATAACTAATCATTCTCTTTTATTAAGCGATCTTGCGGCTTTTCATCCTATTTTGCCGGATTATGATTATGCGATCATTGATGAAGGACACCATTTAGAAAAGGTAGCCTCTAATTTTTTTGGTTGCTCTTTAGATTACTTAACTGTTCGATTGTTATTAGGACAATTAGGTCTTTATGAGCAAAGGCTGCTTTTTTATAGAGTAGAAGAACTTATAAAAACGATCCAGGTTAAACAGGAAGAAATTATTCCAACATCCGAGCTTAACCAGCTTATCTCGAATTTATTTTATGAAAATGACGAGTTCTTTAAAATGGCTGCCATTCTTGCAAATAAAAAAAATGGAAATGTTAAAGGAATAAAAAGGTTGAAAGTAAAACTTTCTTTAAACGAACAAGAAAGAGAAATGTCTGCACTTGTCCATTGTGCAGAACGATTTGCTTTTTTGCTTAAGGATATAAAACTCCTATTTGAGAAACGAATGGAATTATTTGAAAATGTAAAGGAAACTCTTACATATGACCAAAAAAATCTTCTAGAAGAATTGAATGTTTTCATACTAGAGCTTGACGATTTGAGAGAAAATATTCGGGAAATGATGTTGAGGGATTCAGATTTTGTTAGATGGATTGAAATCGACTTACGCTCTACACAAAATGTAACAACCATTTTTGCCCTACCTGCGTCAATTGCACCTTCGCTTAAAACTGAATTTTTTCAAAAGAAAAAAGGGATTGTGGTTACATCGGCCACCTTGACTGTTAACCAATCATATGAATTTGTGATGAGGGAATTGGGGATTGATCCGATTTCAACAAATACATTAACAATACCATCACCATTCGATTACAAAAACCAGATTCAACTCCTTATCCCAGATGATTTGCCGGAGATTAAATCGGTTTCGGTAGATGATTATGTTGTGGCAATAACAGAGCATCTTATTACAATTGCCGAAGCAACAAGGGGGAGAATGCTTATTCTATTTACTTCCCATGAAATGCTCCGAAAAACATATGATCTGATAAAAGAAAGTGGTTTTTTAGAAGACTTTGCTCTTATTGCTCAGGGGATTACGAGTGGAAGTCGGACAAGACTTACAAGAAATTTCCAAAGATATGAAAAAGCGATTTTGCTTGGTACAAGTAGTTTTTGGGAGGGAATTGATATTCCTGGAGAAGATTTGTCTTGCCTTGTGATTGTCAGACTTCCATTTAGCTCGCCGGAAGAACCATTTACTGAGGCAAAATGTGAATTTGTTAAAAGACAAGGTGGGAATGCCTTTTCTGATTATTCATTGCCTGAAGCTATTTTACGATTTAAGCAGGGATTCGGCCGTTTAATTCGAATGGAAACGGATCGGGGTATTATCGTTATTTTTGA
- the panD gene encoding aspartate 1-decarboxylase: MFRTMMNGKIHRATVTEANLNYVGSITIDEDLLDAVGMVANEKVAIVNNNNGARLETYIIPGKRGSGVICLNGAAARLVQQGDIVIIISYVMIPEEKVPHHKPKVAIMDGNNHIIEMIHSEPALTIL; the protein is encoded by the coding sequence ATGTTTCGCACCATGATGAACGGTAAAATTCATCGGGCAACAGTTACGGAAGCTAATTTGAATTATGTAGGAAGTATAACCATTGATGAAGATCTTTTAGATGCGGTCGGCATGGTTGCTAACGAAAAAGTGGCTATCGTTAATAATAATAATGGAGCTCGTTTGGAAACTTATATCATCCCTGGAAAAAGAGGTAGTGGCGTTATTTGTTTAAATGGAGCAGCTGCCCGTCTTGTTCAACAAGGGGATATTGTTATCATTATCTCTTATGTAATGATCCCAGAGGAAAAAGTACCTCACCACAAACCAAAGGTTGCAATAATGGATGGAAATAATCATATAATAGAAATGATACATTCAGAACCGGCACTTACGATTTTATAA